A window of the Microbulbifer aggregans genome harbors these coding sequences:
- the rimO gene encoding 30S ribosomal protein S12 methylthiotransferase RimO, with translation MRESDQATPHTEEQATEQPGKVGFVSLGCPKATVDSERILTQLRMEGYQVVPSYEEADVVVVNTCGFIDSAKQESLDAIGEALHENGKVIVSGCMGVEEDAIRQAHPSVLSVTGPQQYEQVVNAVHEVVPLQAQHDPFVDLVPPQGIRLTPRHYAYLKISEGCNHSCSFCIIPSMRGKLVSRPVGDVLGEAERLVNAGVQELLVISQDTSAYGVDLKYKLDFWDGRPVKTRMLELCEALSSLGVWVRLHYVYPYPNVDDVIPLMAAGKLLPYLDIPFQHAAPKILKAMKRPAFEDKTLARIKKWREICPHLTIRSTFIVGFPGETEDDFQYLLNWLTEAQLDRVGCFKYSPVDGAPANDLADPVPEEVKQDRWERFMAHQQKISAARLQRKMGLEIEVLIDEVDEEGAIGRSWADAPEIDGMVFLNGEQSLQPGDRVRVRVTHADEYDLWAEVVPV, from the coding sequence ATGCGCGAATCTGATCAGGCGACGCCCCACACGGAGGAACAGGCAACGGAGCAACCCGGCAAGGTTGGTTTCGTCTCACTGGGTTGCCCCAAGGCAACGGTCGACTCCGAGCGCATCCTCACCCAGTTACGCATGGAGGGGTATCAGGTGGTGCCCTCCTACGAGGAGGCCGACGTGGTGGTGGTCAACACCTGTGGCTTTATCGACAGTGCCAAGCAGGAATCCCTCGATGCCATCGGCGAGGCGCTGCACGAGAACGGCAAGGTGATTGTCAGCGGTTGCATGGGGGTAGAGGAGGACGCTATCCGCCAGGCACACCCGAGCGTCCTGTCAGTGACCGGGCCGCAGCAGTATGAGCAGGTGGTCAACGCCGTTCACGAGGTGGTGCCACTACAGGCCCAGCATGACCCATTTGTCGACCTGGTACCGCCGCAAGGGATCAGGCTCACTCCCAGGCACTATGCCTACCTGAAAATTTCCGAGGGGTGTAATCACTCCTGCAGCTTCTGCATTATTCCCAGTATGCGCGGCAAGCTGGTGAGTCGGCCTGTGGGCGATGTCCTGGGCGAAGCCGAGCGGTTGGTGAACGCCGGGGTACAAGAGCTGCTGGTGATTTCTCAGGATACCAGCGCCTACGGTGTGGACCTGAAATACAAGCTGGATTTCTGGGATGGGCGCCCGGTAAAAACCCGCATGCTCGAACTGTGCGAGGCGCTGTCTTCCCTGGGCGTATGGGTGCGCCTCCATTACGTCTACCCCTACCCGAATGTGGACGATGTGATTCCACTGATGGCGGCGGGCAAGCTGCTGCCGTACCTGGATATTCCGTTCCAGCATGCGGCACCAAAAATTCTCAAGGCCATGAAGCGTCCGGCGTTTGAAGACAAGACTCTGGCACGCATCAAGAAGTGGCGGGAAATCTGTCCCCACCTCACCATCCGCTCCACCTTCATCGTCGGGTTTCCGGGTGAGACGGAGGACGATTTCCAGTATCTGCTCAACTGGCTTACCGAAGCACAGCTGGATCGTGTCGGTTGCTTCAAATATTCACCCGTGGATGGTGCACCGGCGAACGATCTCGCTGACCCGGTCCCCGAAGAGGTCAAGCAGGACCGCTGGGAGCGTTTTATGGCGCACCAGCAAAAAATCAGCGCCGCGAGGTTGCAGCGCAAAATGGGCCTTGAAATCGAAGTTCTGATCGATGAGGTCGATGAAGAGGGGGCAATCGGACGCAGCTGGGCCGATGCTCCCGAGATCGACGGCATGGTGTTCCTGAACGGTGAGCAGTCCTTGCAGCCAGGTGACAGGGTGCGCGTGCGGGTGACCCATGCCGATGAGTACGATCTCTGGGCAGAGGTAGTGCCGGTCTAG
- a CDS encoding class I SAM-dependent rRNA methyltransferase translates to MAELILNRGAERRLKRGHLWIYSNEVDTRRSPLKGIEAGSQCAVVDSQGKPLGSAFVNPSQLICGRLVSRGAPLDRALLEERLRQALVIRERYFPHPSYRLVYGDSDLLPGLVVDRFNDVLVVQVSNWGMEHWLSDVIEILDTLVQPSGILLRNDHQGRSMEDMPLVNEVVKGNVPELAPFEENGVSLLAPVHSGQKTGWFYDHRENRALLNRWVSGKRVLDLFSYAGGWGVQALARGASHATCVDASQQALDWCRANGDHNNAGDRLETLRGKAVDVLKELVAAGNRYDVVVLDPPAFIKRRKDHKAGLAAYRHINELAMRLLPRDGLLVSASCSMHLAADELMECIRGASRKLGREAGVLASGYQGADHPVHPAIPETRYLKAHFVHLR, encoded by the coding sequence TTGGCAGAACTTATTCTGAACCGCGGTGCTGAGCGTCGGTTGAAACGGGGACACTTGTGGATCTACAGCAACGAGGTGGATACCAGGCGCTCGCCCCTCAAGGGCATCGAAGCCGGCAGCCAGTGCGCCGTCGTCGACAGTCAGGGGAAACCGCTGGGTTCCGCGTTCGTAAACCCCAGCCAGCTTATCTGTGGCCGGTTAGTCTCCCGTGGGGCTCCTCTCGACCGTGCGCTCCTGGAGGAACGCCTGCGGCAGGCCCTGGTCATACGCGAGCGCTATTTCCCACATCCCAGTTATCGCCTCGTCTATGGAGATTCGGACCTGCTCCCTGGTCTGGTGGTGGATCGCTTTAATGATGTCCTGGTAGTGCAGGTCAGCAACTGGGGGATGGAACACTGGCTTTCCGATGTCATCGAAATCCTCGATACGCTCGTTCAGCCCAGTGGCATTCTGCTCCGCAACGACCATCAGGGACGCTCGATGGAAGACATGCCACTCGTTAACGAAGTGGTAAAAGGAAATGTTCCTGAACTGGCTCCCTTCGAGGAAAACGGAGTATCCCTGCTGGCTCCCGTACATTCCGGCCAAAAAACTGGCTGGTTCTATGATCACAGGGAAAATCGCGCACTGCTGAATCGCTGGGTCTCAGGCAAACGTGTGCTCGATCTCTTCTCCTATGCCGGAGGCTGGGGCGTTCAGGCACTCGCCCGTGGCGCTTCCCATGCCACTTGCGTCGATGCCTCCCAGCAGGCGCTGGACTGGTGTCGGGCAAACGGAGACCACAACAATGCCGGGGACAGGCTAGAGACCCTACGCGGGAAGGCCGTGGATGTCCTCAAGGAACTGGTGGCTGCCGGTAACCGTTATGATGTGGTGGTGCTGGATCCACCGGCATTTATCAAACGGCGCAAGGATCATAAGGCGGGGCTCGCCGCCTATCGACATATCAATGAACTGGCCATGCGACTGTTGCCGCGTGACGGCCTGTTAGTGAGTGCTTCCTGCTCCATGCACCTGGCAGCCGACGAACTCATGGAATGTATTCGCGGCGCCTCACGGAAACTGGGACGGGAAGCTGGCGTTCTCGCCAGCGGCTATCAAGGTGCCGATCACCCGGTGCACCCGGCAATTCCTGAAACCCGTTACCTGAAGGCACATTTTGTTCACTTGCGCTGA
- the glyS gene encoding glycine--tRNA ligase subunit beta produces the protein MAQDFLVELGTEELPPTALRTLMNAFADGIAQGLQAAELEYGDLKAYAAPRRLAVAVSGLAEKQQDKQVEKLGPAVQAAFDKDGNPSKAAQGFARSNGVTVEQLSRKETDKGERLAFVSEQKGAATDSLLPGIVDKALAQLPIPKRMRWGARREEFVRPVHWLLMLFGNRVVDGEVLGLKAGNTTRGHRFHCNRELEIHSAQDYVQQLREPGYVVADFAERREMILEQVTAEAHNVNGEAVIDDDLLDEVTALVEWPVALTGRFEERFLEVPAEALISSMKEHQKYFHVVDGDGQLLPFFITVSNIESQDPAQVIHGNERVIRPRLSDAAFFFETDKKTSLEARREKLKQVIFQQKLGTVYDKTERLARLAPAIAKMIGADESQAERAAALCKSDLVTEMVFEFADMQGIAGYYYAENDGEPLNVAKAMYEQYMPKFAGDELPKSDIGTVIALADRLDTLVGIFGIGQPPSGSRDPFALRRASLGIIRLLVEKDLDLDLRALLELARDQYPRTALGEYNTVVDQTLTYVLERFRARYEDQGVPAEVFMAVAARNLSQPLDIDNRVQAVYAFSQLAEAQALAAANKRVSNILAKLEGPVPSNVDQSLLQEDAEKALYAAVEDARAQVAPIYAERRYTEGLAGLAGMRETVDSFFDHVMVMTDDEALRNNRLALLAQLRALFLEVADISLLAPAK, from the coding sequence ATGGCGCAGGATTTTCTGGTTGAACTGGGCACCGAGGAGCTGCCGCCGACAGCACTGCGCACTTTGATGAACGCCTTCGCCGACGGCATCGCCCAGGGGCTGCAGGCCGCCGAGCTCGAATATGGTGACCTCAAGGCCTATGCCGCCCCGCGCCGTCTGGCCGTCGCCGTATCCGGTCTGGCAGAAAAGCAGCAGGACAAGCAGGTAGAGAAACTCGGTCCCGCTGTGCAGGCCGCGTTCGACAAGGACGGCAACCCCTCCAAGGCCGCCCAGGGCTTTGCCCGCAGTAATGGCGTAACCGTGGAGCAACTGTCCCGCAAGGAAACCGACAAGGGTGAGCGGCTGGCTTTTGTCAGCGAACAGAAAGGTGCTGCCACTGACTCCCTGCTGCCGGGCATCGTCGACAAGGCGCTGGCACAACTGCCCATTCCCAAACGCATGCGTTGGGGTGCGCGCCGAGAGGAATTCGTGCGCCCGGTACACTGGCTGCTGATGCTGTTCGGCAACCGCGTCGTCGACGGTGAGGTCCTGGGCCTCAAGGCCGGCAACACCACCCGCGGCCACCGCTTCCACTGCAACCGCGAGTTGGAGATTCACTCTGCCCAGGACTACGTGCAGCAGCTGCGCGAGCCGGGCTATGTCGTCGCCGACTTTGCCGAACGCCGCGAGATGATCCTCGAGCAGGTCACCGCCGAGGCCCACAACGTCAATGGCGAGGCTGTTATCGACGACGATCTGCTGGACGAGGTGACCGCGCTGGTGGAATGGCCGGTGGCCCTGACCGGTCGCTTCGAGGAGCGTTTCCTCGAGGTACCAGCGGAAGCACTGATCTCTTCCATGAAAGAACACCAGAAGTACTTCCACGTCGTGGACGGAGACGGCCAGCTACTGCCCTTCTTTATTACCGTGTCCAACATCGAGAGTCAGGATCCGGCTCAGGTAATCCATGGCAACGAGCGGGTCATCCGTCCGCGTCTCTCCGACGCCGCTTTCTTTTTCGAAACCGACAAGAAGACCAGTCTCGAAGCCCGCCGGGAAAAACTCAAGCAGGTGATTTTTCAGCAGAAGCTGGGCACGGTATACGACAAGACCGAGCGCCTCGCGCGGCTCGCGCCGGCCATTGCCAAGATGATTGGTGCGGACGAGTCCCAGGCGGAGCGCGCCGCGGCCCTGTGCAAATCCGATCTGGTCACCGAAATGGTGTTCGAATTTGCCGATATGCAGGGTATCGCCGGCTACTACTACGCGGAAAACGATGGTGAGCCGCTGAATGTGGCCAAGGCCATGTACGAGCAGTACATGCCGAAGTTCGCCGGTGATGAGCTGCCGAAGAGTGATATCGGCACGGTGATCGCCCTCGCCGACCGCCTGGATACCCTGGTCGGAATCTTCGGTATCGGTCAGCCCCCCAGTGGCTCCCGCGACCCCTTTGCCCTGCGCCGCGCCAGCCTTGGCATCATTCGCCTGCTGGTGGAGAAAGACCTGGACCTGGACCTGCGCGCACTGCTGGAACTGGCCCGCGACCAATACCCGCGCACCGCACTGGGCGAGTACAACACCGTGGTCGACCAGACCCTGACCTACGTGCTGGAGCGCTTCCGCGCCCGCTACGAGGACCAGGGCGTACCGGCGGAGGTATTTATGGCAGTGGCGGCGCGCAACCTGTCGCAGCCGCTGGATATCGACAACCGCGTGCAGGCAGTTTACGCGTTCAGCCAGCTGGCGGAAGCTCAGGCATTGGCCGCCGCCAACAAGCGGGTTTCCAATATTCTCGCCAAGCTCGAGGGCCCGGTACCCAGCAACGTGGACCAGAGCCTGCTGCAGGAAGATGCCGAGAAAGCTCTTTATGCCGCAGTAGAGGATGCGCGGGCGCAGGTAGCGCCGATTTATGCCGAGCGCCGCTATACCGAAGGCCTGGCAGGCCTCGCCGGTATGCGGGAAACCGTCGACAGCTTCTTCGACCACGTCATGGTGATGACCGACGACGAGGCTCTGCGGAACAACCGTCTGGCGCTGCTGGCCCAGTTGCGCGCGCTGTTCCTGGAAGTTGCCGACATCTCCCTGCTGGCACCTGCGAAGTAA
- a CDS encoding TonB-dependent receptor family protein, whose protein sequence is MTRFVLSPLALALATVAAAPVLAEEQPAHLETVTVIGDNAEAERLPGSAHVVDAEDLAKFEFVDINRIVRSVPGVYLREEDGYGLRPNIGIRGSGSGRSSKISLMEDGVLAAPAPYAAPSAYYFPTTGRLNGIEILKGPSTLQYGPFTVGGAVNLLSTPIPDSSAGVVKLEAGQNGENRLHTYYGSSTENAGWLLETHQQVADGFRDIDRAGSADIQKEDYLLKGRLKSDATATYQQQLDVKLQYSEELSGMSYVGLTDADFDADPNRRYGLTALDEMQNRHSTVQLNHTIALSDSFALHTQAYQNEFKRDWFKTDNVGGILDAANEGDSFAQAVLDGDADYAGIELKHNNRKYESRGVQFSAEWQLATGDISHNLNIGVRRHWDEVDRFQPVETFDQVDGQLLFVEKELPTGSNNRVEEADATALFIYDEMGLTEKLTLTAALRYEDVETSQQRYDDVARNVDGSYRSNAVDEWLPGVGLVYDLNAEWSLLAGVHRGFAPPGAGSEDGVGAELSTNYEWGARFDNGALTGDVIAFFSDYENTVQNCTIAVNCPNGADSGTYSLGEAEIQGIEASLGSEWALANGWVMPLRATYTYTDAETTGDADGGEVLAGDNLAYVPENVFAVSTGIDSGADWRLNLTAAYQDEMCINTSCNRPGSDAMNRTESLWVVDAAAHYDFSQALSGYLKIDNLLDEQAIISRDPDGARANKPRTAIVGMRYAF, encoded by the coding sequence ATGACCCGCTTTGTTCTGTCGCCGCTCGCCTTAGCTCTCGCGACTGTGGCCGCTGCTCCTGTGCTGGCCGAAGAACAACCCGCTCATCTGGAAACAGTGACCGTTATTGGTGATAACGCGGAAGCCGAACGCCTACCCGGCTCGGCGCATGTGGTAGATGCTGAGGATCTGGCAAAGTTTGAATTTGTCGATATCAACCGTATCGTGCGCTCCGTTCCGGGGGTCTATCTCCGCGAAGAGGATGGTTATGGCCTCCGTCCGAATATCGGCATCCGTGGCTCCGGCAGCGGCCGTTCCAGCAAGATCTCCCTCATGGAGGATGGAGTCCTGGCGGCACCCGCACCATACGCGGCTCCCTCCGCTTATTATTTCCCCACCACCGGCCGCCTGAATGGCATCGAGATCCTGAAGGGCCCCTCAACCCTGCAGTACGGCCCGTTTACCGTGGGTGGTGCGGTGAACCTGCTGAGCACACCCATCCCCGATAGCAGCGCCGGAGTGGTCAAGCTCGAGGCGGGACAGAACGGTGAAAACCGACTGCACACCTATTACGGCAGCAGCACCGAGAATGCGGGCTGGCTGCTGGAAACACACCAGCAGGTTGCCGATGGCTTCCGCGATATCGATCGCGCTGGCAGCGCGGATATCCAGAAAGAGGACTATCTGCTGAAAGGCCGACTGAAGTCGGATGCAACCGCAACTTACCAGCAGCAACTGGACGTCAAACTGCAGTATTCCGAAGAACTGTCCGGTATGAGCTATGTGGGCCTAACCGACGCAGATTTCGATGCCGATCCGAATCGTCGCTACGGTCTCACCGCTCTGGACGAAATGCAGAACCGTCACAGCACCGTGCAGTTGAATCACACCATTGCGCTCAGCGATAGCTTCGCACTGCACACGCAGGCCTACCAGAACGAGTTCAAGCGCGACTGGTTCAAGACTGATAATGTCGGTGGAATCCTGGATGCCGCCAATGAAGGGGACAGCTTTGCCCAGGCAGTACTGGACGGGGATGCCGATTACGCCGGCATCGAACTCAAGCACAACAACCGAAAATACGAGTCCCGCGGTGTCCAGTTCAGCGCTGAATGGCAACTGGCTACCGGAGATATCTCCCACAACCTGAATATCGGCGTGCGTCGCCACTGGGATGAAGTGGATCGCTTTCAGCCGGTAGAGACTTTCGACCAGGTCGATGGACAGCTGTTGTTTGTAGAAAAAGAGTTGCCGACGGGCAGTAACAACCGCGTCGAAGAGGCCGATGCCACCGCCCTGTTTATCTACGATGAGATGGGCCTGACCGAAAAGCTGACCCTGACCGCAGCCCTTCGTTATGAAGATGTGGAAACCTCCCAGCAGCGTTACGACGACGTGGCCCGCAATGTAGACGGAAGCTACCGCAGCAATGCCGTTGACGAGTGGCTGCCGGGCGTTGGTCTGGTCTACGACCTGAACGCCGAGTGGTCGTTGCTGGCGGGTGTCCACCGCGGCTTTGCGCCTCCCGGGGCGGGTTCCGAAGACGGCGTGGGCGCGGAACTGTCCACCAACTACGAGTGGGGCGCTCGCTTCGACAACGGTGCGCTGACCGGGGATGTCATCGCCTTCTTCAGTGACTACGAAAACACCGTGCAGAACTGCACCATCGCTGTGAACTGCCCCAACGGCGCCGACAGTGGCACCTACAGTCTGGGCGAGGCGGAAATCCAGGGTATCGAAGCTTCCCTCGGCAGTGAGTGGGCACTCGCTAACGGTTGGGTCATGCCGCTGCGGGCCACCTATACCTACACTGATGCCGAGACCACCGGTGACGCCGATGGCGGCGAGGTGCTGGCAGGCGACAACCTGGCCTACGTGCCGGAGAACGTCTTCGCCGTTTCCACCGGTATCGACAGCGGTGCTGACTGGCGCTTGAATCTGACCGCGGCCTACCAGGATGAGATGTGCATCAACACCAGCTGCAACCGTCCGGGCAGCGATGCGATGAACCGCACCGAGTCCCTGTGGGTGGTTGACGCCGCTGCGCACTACGACTTCAGCCAGGCACTGAGCGGTTACCTCAAGATCGACAACCTGCTGGACGAGCAGGCGATCATCAGTCGCGATCCGGACGGCGCCCGCGCGAACAAGCCGCGCACCGCAATTGTGGGAATGCGCTACGCCTTCTGA
- a CDS encoding phosphoadenosine phosphosulfate reductase family protein, translated as MARTSTNLAASKDVEPLFRHDMDLPSLNARFRNDKPSEIMRFTIEHARNPVVFTNFRPLAVAFLHLVTRIKPDIPVIWVDHGYNTPETYRHIERLIKDFGLNLYAYAPKMSAAHYNAVYGGIPALDTPEHDFFSRTVKLEPFNRAMEDLQPDVWLNGIRHDQNAHRKGLDIFTKGSHGTIRVAPMFHLNELDVEEYVVEKELPDNDVYFDPTKGEEHRECGLLLQK; from the coding sequence ATGGCTCGCACTAGCACTAATCTCGCCGCCAGCAAAGATGTAGAACCGCTCTTCCGTCACGATATGGATTTGCCGTCGCTGAATGCGCGTTTCCGCAATGACAAGCCCAGCGAGATCATGCGGTTCACCATCGAGCATGCACGTAATCCGGTGGTCTTTACCAACTTCCGTCCGCTCGCGGTGGCCTTTCTCCATCTGGTTACGCGAATCAAACCTGATATCCCTGTCATCTGGGTCGATCACGGGTACAACACTCCCGAAACCTATCGTCATATCGAGCGGCTGATCAAAGACTTCGGGCTTAACCTGTACGCCTACGCGCCCAAGATGTCCGCGGCGCACTACAACGCGGTTTACGGGGGTATCCCGGCGCTGGACACTCCGGAGCACGATTTCTTTTCCCGTACGGTCAAACTGGAACCCTTCAATCGCGCGATGGAAGACCTGCAGCCCGACGTGTGGTTAAACGGTATCCGGCACGATCAGAATGCACACCGCAAGGGTCTGGACATATTCACCAAAGGCAGCCATGGCACCATCCGCGTGGCACCGATGTTCCATTTGAATGAACTGGACGTCGAGGAGTACGTGGTGGAGAAAGAACTGCCCGACAATGATGTCTACTTCGATCCCACCAAGGGTGAGGAGCACCGTGAGTGTGGACTATTACTGCAAAAGTAG
- a CDS encoding GNAT family N-acetyltransferase, whose amino-acid sequence MYTVVSAHPSLPRQYWQDRLCVFRRSCLGAEMCVVFASAKSKAADAFALVEPGNVLAWLCVSPAITGRGIGSSLMAVVKHDREQLHTWVLQENLWARYFLQEQGFVERERQPAAGGQHRLLMQYQSRNKSRPAA is encoded by the coding sequence TTGTACACCGTCGTCTCCGCTCATCCGTCCCTGCCCCGGCAATACTGGCAGGACCGTCTGTGCGTTTTCCGCAGAAGCTGCCTCGGCGCCGAAATGTGCGTGGTGTTCGCATCCGCGAAAAGCAAAGCGGCGGATGCGTTCGCACTCGTGGAACCCGGCAATGTGCTGGCCTGGCTCTGCGTGAGTCCGGCGATCACCGGGCGGGGAATCGGCTCGTCGCTGATGGCAGTCGTGAAACATGACCGTGAGCAGTTACATACCTGGGTGCTCCAGGAAAACCTGTGGGCCCGCTATTTCCTGCAGGAGCAGGGTTTCGTCGAGCGCGAGCGCCAACCTGCGGCCGGTGGACAGCACCGACTCCTGATGCAGTACCAGAGTAGAAACAAAAGCAGACCTGCCGCCTGA
- the glyQ gene encoding glycine--tRNA ligase subunit alpha, translated as MSKQYDLSTFQGLIFALQDYWARQGCVILQPLDMEVGAGTFHPATFLRAIGPETWNAAYVQPCRRPTDGRYGENPNRLQHYYQYQVVLKPSPDNIQELYLDSLRAMGVDPAVHDIRFVEDNWESPTLGAWGLGWEVWLNGMEVTQFTYFQQVGGLECFPVTGEITYGLERIAMYLQGVESIYDLIWTRNPDGSPVTYGDVFHQNEVEMSHYNFEHADVEFLFNTFDHCERESQRLIELGLPLPAYEQVMKASHAFNLLDARHAISVTERQRYILRVRTLARAVAQAYYDARRSLGFPLAAEELKADILAEHAKAEAKQEEKQ; from the coding sequence GTGTCCAAGCAATACGACCTCAGCACCTTCCAGGGCCTGATTTTTGCCCTGCAGGATTACTGGGCGCGCCAGGGGTGCGTCATTCTACAGCCTCTGGATATGGAAGTGGGCGCCGGCACCTTCCACCCGGCCACCTTCCTTCGCGCCATCGGCCCTGAGACCTGGAACGCGGCCTATGTGCAGCCCTGCCGCCGCCCCACCGACGGCCGCTACGGGGAAAACCCCAACCGCCTGCAGCACTACTACCAATACCAGGTGGTACTGAAGCCCTCGCCGGACAACATCCAGGAGCTGTATCTGGACAGCCTGCGCGCCATGGGGGTCGACCCGGCCGTGCACGATATCCGCTTTGTCGAGGATAACTGGGAATCCCCCACTCTCGGCGCCTGGGGCCTCGGTTGGGAAGTATGGCTGAACGGGATGGAGGTCACCCAGTTCACCTACTTCCAGCAGGTGGGCGGCCTGGAGTGCTTCCCGGTCACCGGGGAAATTACTTACGGACTCGAGCGTATCGCCATGTACCTGCAGGGTGTCGAGTCCATCTACGACCTGATCTGGACCCGCAATCCGGATGGCAGCCCAGTCACCTATGGTGATGTGTTCCACCAGAACGAAGTGGAAATGTCCCACTACAACTTCGAGCACGCGGATGTAGAGTTCCTGTTTAACACCTTCGATCACTGTGAGCGCGAGAGCCAGCGCCTGATCGAGCTGGGACTCCCCCTGCCCGCCTACGAGCAGGTGATGAAAGCCTCCCACGCCTTCAACCTGCTGGACGCCCGTCACGCGATTTCCGTCACCGAGCGCCAGCGCTACATCTTGCGTGTGCGCACCCTGGCCCGCGCCGTGGCCCAGGCCTATTACGACGCGCGCCGCTCCCTCGGTTTCCCGCTGGCAGCAGAGGAACTCAAGGCCGATATCCTGGCCGAACATGCGAAAGCAGAAGCCAAGCAAGAGGAGAAGCAGTAA
- the gmhB gene encoding D-glycero-beta-D-manno-heptose 1,7-bisphosphate 7-phosphatase — translation MSVIVLDRDGVINCEPAEGVTSADAWQPLPGSIEAMAALSQAGYQLVIATNQPGLAHGLFDLDDLEAMHAKMRGLVEDAGGEIAAIFYCPHGPDDGCRCRKPETGLLDAIEAEFDTSLHDSYFVGDRLRDLQAAVAKGCKPVLVRTGHGSETLESLLSAPDPALAVTAVFDDLAHFSSFLLQQHH, via the coding sequence ATGTCCGTGATCGTGCTGGACCGGGATGGGGTAATCAACTGCGAACCGGCAGAGGGCGTGACCTCTGCCGATGCGTGGCAGCCCCTGCCGGGCAGTATCGAGGCTATGGCGGCACTGAGCCAGGCCGGTTATCAACTGGTGATCGCCACCAACCAACCGGGCCTGGCCCATGGCCTCTTCGATCTGGACGACCTGGAGGCGATGCACGCCAAGATGCGAGGTCTGGTGGAGGATGCCGGAGGGGAGATCGCAGCCATCTTCTACTGCCCCCACGGGCCTGATGATGGGTGTCGATGTCGCAAACCGGAAACCGGACTGCTCGATGCGATCGAAGCGGAATTCGATACCAGCCTGCACGACTCTTATTTCGTCGGCGACCGGCTGCGGGATCTGCAGGCGGCAGTCGCCAAAGGCTGCAAGCCAGTGTTGGTGCGGACCGGTCACGGCAGCGAGACCCTGGAGTCCCTGCTCAGTGCGCCGGACCCTGCGCTCGCCGTCACGGCGGTGTTCGACGATCTGGCCCATTTCTCCAGCTTCCTTTTGCAACAGCACCACTAG
- a CDS encoding lysophospholipid acyltransferase family protein, with protein MDIKGALAAGALKLVGKLPLRWSRRLGKVVGWLAVLFRGESLRVTRINLSLCYPSMDPGERERLARQSVVHTAVTGFEVATLWRQPWSRSEDLIMRVRNQQLLTDGVDEGQGVLVLMPHTGNWEIFGMYLATLGPSTALYAPPKIAALDPIIRAGREATGTQMVPTNVHGVRALLKSLKNGDIVMVLPDQEPDTSGGDFAPFFGKPALTMTLAHNLLKRTKARCVFGFGRRVEGGFELVFLPAEQAIYSDEQKVSLAAMNRGVEACIAEAPEQYQWEYKRFRRGPEGKTRLYAKG; from the coding sequence TTGGACATCAAAGGGGCACTGGCTGCTGGTGCACTGAAACTGGTGGGGAAATTACCGCTGCGCTGGTCGCGCCGCCTGGGGAAGGTTGTCGGCTGGCTGGCGGTGCTGTTCCGCGGCGAGAGCCTGCGGGTGACCCGCATCAACCTGAGCCTCTGTTACCCGAGCATGGATCCCGGCGAGCGGGAGCGGTTGGCGCGCCAGAGTGTGGTGCACACCGCCGTGACCGGCTTCGAAGTGGCGACTCTGTGGCGCCAGCCCTGGAGCCGCAGCGAGGATCTGATCATGCGGGTCCGCAACCAGCAGCTACTGACCGACGGCGTTGACGAGGGCCAGGGCGTGCTGGTTTTGATGCCCCACACCGGCAACTGGGAAATCTTCGGTATGTACCTGGCCACCCTGGGCCCGTCCACGGCACTCTACGCGCCACCGAAGATTGCCGCACTGGATCCGATTATTCGCGCCGGGCGTGAGGCCACCGGCACCCAGATGGTGCCCACCAACGTGCACGGGGTTCGCGCCCTGCTCAAGTCGTTGAAGAATGGCGATATCGTCATGGTGCTGCCGGACCAGGAACCAGATACCTCCGGCGGCGACTTCGCGCCCTTCTTTGGCAAGCCGGCCCTGACCATGACCCTGGCCCACAATCTGCTCAAGCGCACCAAGGCCCGCTGTGTGTTCGGCTTTGGCAGGCGCGTTGAGGGCGGCTTCGAACTGGTGTTTCTGCCCGCCGAGCAGGCCATTTACAGCGACGAGCAGAAGGTTTCCCTGGCCGCCATGAATCGAGGCGTTGAGGCCTGTATCGCCGAGGCGCCGGAGCAGTACCAGTGGGAGTACAAGCGTTTCCGCCGGGGCCCCGAGGGCAAGACCCGACTCTACGCCAAGGGCTGA